A genome region from Clostridia bacterium includes the following:
- a CDS encoding M1 family metallopeptidase has translation MKVFFIKKDGFVKIIIITLILIILFVCINIFLNTADKNKSKQLLEDNFSQREIKASEWLNEYFMDVVLDTDLKKLDVMQKIKYVNNEGTELESIYFHLYPNAYKSQDTAPFEEQDLKRAYPNGFNSGHIKIDKIEVNGKGAKYSISGQGETILELQLKDKIKPLDELDIDIKYIVKLPNSLGRFGYGDFTINSANWYPVLCVYDDTGWSKYPYYAIGDPFYSHVANYNVKITAPSSWIIASTGNVMDKKERGDLTTWDIKALAVRDFAFIASDKFMVSSKSLKDIQVHSYYFTKDFGERALKYASDAIDVFNEYFGDYPYGQFSVVQTDFFIGGMEYPNVVMIDKSLYNDASKFLLEYVIAHETAHQWWYSTVGNNEIEEAWLDESLTEYSTMIYFEQVYGKQMRDEIFKSMIVDKYDRNRAKDKEQKEIILKPVDEFENMTDYDSLVYAKGAMMLDSLRKSLGDDVFKDIMMTYYRNNAFGISSTQEFIDVCEQVSGQKLDDFFTGWLMDD, from the coding sequence ATGAAGGTTTTCTTTATTAAAAAAGATGGTTTTGTAAAAATAATCATAATTACATTGATACTGATTATATTATTTGTTTGTATAAATATATTTTTGAATACTGCAGATAAAAACAAATCAAAACAATTATTAGAGGATAATTTCAGCCAACGGGAGATCAAAGCATCGGAATGGCTAAATGAATATTTTATGGATGTGGTTCTTGATACCGATTTAAAAAAGCTGGATGTAATGCAGAAAATCAAGTATGTCAATAATGAAGGTACCGAACTAGAAAGCATTTATTTTCATCTTTACCCTAATGCATACAAAAGCCAAGATACTGCACCTTTCGAAGAGCAGGATTTGAAAAGGGCATATCCAAACGGATTTAATTCAGGTCACATCAAAATAGATAAAATAGAGGTGAACGGCAAGGGTGCAAAATACTCCATATCCGGTCAAGGAGAAACTATACTTGAATTGCAGCTTAAAGATAAGATTAAACCTTTAGATGAGTTGGACATAGATATAAAATACATTGTTAAACTTCCCAATAGCTTAGGCAGATTTGGTTACGGTGATTTTACCATCAATTCGGCAAACTGGTATCCTGTGCTGTGTGTATACGATGATACTGGTTGGAGCAAATACCCTTATTATGCTATTGGAGACCCCTTTTACAGTCATGTGGCAAATTATAATGTAAAAATTACTGCGCCTTCTAGCTGGATTATTGCCTCTACCGGAAATGTAATGGATAAAAAAGAACGGGGAGATCTGACCACTTGGGATATAAAAGCTTTAGCTGTAAGAGATTTTGCTTTTATTGCAAGTGATAAATTTATGGTTTCATCAAAAAGCTTAAAAGATATCCAGGTGCATTCTTACTATTTTACAAAAGATTTTGGGGAAAGGGCATTGAAGTACGCATCTGATGCAATAGATGTATTTAATGAATATTTTGGAGATTATCCATATGGACAGTTTTCAGTAGTACAAACGGATTTTTTTATAGGAGGAATGGAGTATCCTAATGTTGTAATGATAGATAAAAGTCTTTATAATGATGCTTCCAAATTTCTTTTAGAATATGTAATAGCACATGAGACTGCACATCAATGGTGGTATAGCACGGTAGGCAATAATGAGATAGAGGAGGCATGGCTAGATGAAAGCCTGACTGAGTATTCTACTATGATATATTTTGAACAGGTATATGGAAAGCAAATGAGAGATGAGATATTTAAAAGTATGATAGTGGATAAATATGATAGAAATAGGGCAAAAGATAAGGAGCAAAAAGAAATCATATTGAAACCTGTAGATGAATTTGAAAATATGACGGATTATGATTCGCTGGTTTACGCAAAAGGAGCTATGATGCTGGATAGCTTGAGGAAAAGTTTAGGGGACGATGTGTTCAAAGATATAATGATGACTTATTATAGAAATAATGCCTTTGGTATATCCTCTACCCAAGAATTTATCGATGTTTGTGAACAAGTTTCAGGACAGAAGTTAGATGATTTTTTTACTGGGTGGCTGATGGATGATTGA
- a CDS encoding peptidoglycan DD-metalloendopeptidase family protein, whose amino-acid sequence MHYRLSDRMTKVMTDKRRLKPKAKLTEKDPRIKTKTTGVFTYKGFGQAVAAKILPGRPEFTIKDKLTQGAKRILNKKLWLKMIRKIFAEQGYADNNTRRLCLVKGKNIKKEEHNLLKPLYCLNFKGFKGYREFLSKEFLINTTRNFVKNKAAIVIASCLIAVVLMAAVGNQDKVQAYYNVQEQMTGAYEVSLGENHLGIVSDKEQVLKLIKDIKDGFQQQYGTEAVISQDMNIKPVSVGKIELTSEQELEENIKAVIDIKVNGAAIVVDGETIAIVKNKQAAEQIIDNIKKPYIEAVKGAENEIKDVSIVEDIEIKNIPVEYSNIQDEDKAYKKIALGTDDIKEYSIKEGDSLWSIARENDMRVDDLKKANPRLLDSELIKPGEKIKLVIPKSIISVKTVEVIEYIDSIPYEKQVKQTSDMYKNESKVLKKGEDGQKQVVAEVEKHNGVEVARKIISEKVVEQPVTEIVAEGTKPLPPKKGTGILGMPARGRITSRFGPRWGGFHKGVDIAAPVGTPIYASDGGVVIQAGWSGGYGRMILIDHGGGIKTRYAHCSRLLVSSGGRVRKGQLIAKMGSTGNSTGPHVHFEVIKNGRPVNPLTNLK is encoded by the coding sequence ATGCATTATAGATTAAGTGACCGGATGACCAAGGTCATGACCGATAAAAGAAGATTAAAGCCTAAAGCAAAGCTTACAGAAAAAGACCCGAGAATTAAAACCAAGACGACAGGTGTATTTACATATAAAGGTTTTGGCCAAGCTGTAGCGGCAAAGATATTGCCTGGGAGGCCTGAATTTACAATTAAGGATAAGTTGACTCAAGGGGCTAAGAGAATTTTGAATAAAAAATTATGGCTGAAGATGATTAGAAAGATTTTTGCTGAGCAAGGATATGCAGATAATAACACCCGAAGGCTATGTTTAGTGAAAGGGAAAAACATCAAAAAAGAAGAGCATAATCTATTAAAACCCTTGTATTGTTTGAATTTTAAAGGTTTCAAAGGGTATAGGGAGTTTTTAAGCAAAGAATTTCTTATCAATACAACAAGGAATTTTGTAAAGAATAAGGCAGCTATTGTAATAGCCTCCTGTCTCATAGCAGTTGTATTGATGGCTGCTGTAGGCAACCAAGACAAGGTACAAGCATACTACAATGTTCAGGAACAAATGACAGGTGCTTATGAGGTGAGTCTAGGTGAAAATCATCTAGGGATTGTATCTGATAAGGAGCAGGTTTTAAAGCTGATCAAAGATATCAAGGATGGGTTTCAGCAACAATATGGTACAGAAGCAGTTATATCCCAGGATATGAACATTAAGCCAGTCAGTGTTGGTAAGATAGAACTTACAAGTGAACAAGAACTAGAGGAGAATATAAAGGCTGTTATAGATATAAAAGTTAATGGTGCTGCAATAGTGGTTGATGGTGAAACCATAGCTATAGTGAAGAACAAACAGGCTGCAGAACAGATTATTGATAATATTAAAAAACCATATATAGAAGCGGTAAAGGGTGCAGAAAACGAGATAAAAGACGTTTCTATCGTTGAGGATATAGAGATAAAGAATATTCCTGTAGAATATAGCAACATACAGGATGAGGACAAGGCCTATAAAAAGATAGCGTTAGGAACAGATGATATAAAGGAATATTCTATAAAAGAAGGGGACTCTCTTTGGTCCATTGCCAGAGAAAATGATATGAGGGTGGATGACCTTAAGAAGGCAAATCCTAGACTTTTAGATTCAGAGCTAATAAAGCCGGGAGAAAAGATAAAGCTAGTGATACCTAAAAGTATTATAAGCGTTAAGACTGTTGAAGTGATTGAATACATAGACAGTATACCCTATGAAAAACAAGTAAAGCAGACATCTGACATGTATAAAAATGAGTCAAAGGTGCTAAAAAAAGGAGAAGATGGACAAAAACAAGTAGTGGCTGAGGTAGAAAAACACAATGGAGTAGAAGTAGCCAGAAAAATAATAAGTGAAAAAGTTGTTGAGCAGCCTGTAACTGAAATAGTTGCAGAAGGAACTAAACCTCTACCGCCTAAAAAAGGGACAGGCATATTAGGGATGCCGGCGAGGGGAAGAATAACTTCCAGGTTTGGGCCCAGATGGGGAGGATTCCACAAGGGGGTGGATATAGCCGCTCCTGTAGGTACTCCGATATATGCTAGTGATGGTGGGGTAGTGATACAAGCAGGATGGTCAGGTGGTTATGGACGGATGATTTTAATAGATCATGGAGGAGGGATAAAAACTAGATATGCCCACTGCAGTAGACTTTTAGTATCATCGGGCGGCAGGGTGAGAAAGGGTCAATTAATAGCTAAAATGGGTAGTACAGGCAATAGCACTGGTCCACATGTGCATTTTGAGGTAATAAAGAATGGAAGACCGGTAAATCCTTTAACCAACTTAAAATGA
- a CDS encoding peptidase MA family metallohydrolase → MRFKRKTTFLIFVFVFLSLIFISNFKDCFFVKSYPIFRQIQNISTAGNYDTYSTKKSENFIVKYKRNDSMYVDSMLQIAEQSYDQVSSFLSYSPERGTELIIYQDSYRLNRDIGVLSYKKTMGAYSKGRILILSPREWAGEDINSEDAFKVIDESGVVLHEFTHLVVDEITNGNYPLWFTEGIALYAEYQLLKNEWHPEIEEQDIYYTIDDLTDRFIALDDDKAYRKSFLIVKRIVDQYGQQKLMDILNRLGQGMRFEDCIREITGTKLEEIADVL, encoded by the coding sequence ATGAGGTTTAAGAGAAAGACTACATTTTTGATTTTTGTGTTTGTCTTTTTATCTTTGATCTTTATATCCAATTTCAAGGATTGTTTTTTTGTCAAATCCTACCCTATATTCAGACAAATTCAGAATATAAGCACTGCTGGTAACTATGACACATATTCAACAAAGAAAAGCGAAAATTTCATTGTGAAATACAAACGAAATGATAGTATGTATGTGGATTCGATGCTCCAAATAGCAGAGCAGTCATATGATCAGGTATCCAGCTTTTTGTCTTATTCACCTGAAAGGGGTACGGAATTGATCATATACCAAGATTCCTACCGATTGAATCGGGATATAGGTGTGCTTTCATATAAAAAGACTATGGGTGCATACAGCAAAGGAAGGATATTGATTTTATCTCCAAGAGAATGGGCAGGGGAAGATATCAATTCTGAAGATGCTTTTAAGGTGATCGATGAAAGTGGGGTTGTGCTGCATGAGTTTACACATTTAGTTGTGGATGAAATAACCAATGGAAATTATCCTTTGTGGTTTACTGAGGGCATTGCTTTATATGCTGAATACCAACTGCTAAAAAATGAATGGCACCCTGAAATAGAGGAGCAGGATATTTATTACACTATAGATGATTTGACCGATAGATTTATAGCTCTAGATGATGACAAGGCTTATAGAAAATCATTTTTAATAGTCAAGAGAATAGTTGATCAGTACGGGCAGCAAAAATTGATGGATATTTTAAACCGATTAGGGCAAGGGATGAGATTTGAAGATTGTATCAGAGAGATAACAGGTACCAAACTAGAGGAGATAGCAGATGTTTTATAA
- a CDS encoding UDP-N-acetylglucosamine 1-carboxyvinyltransferase, whose amino-acid sequence MERLLITGGARLEGEVSVSGAKNAVVGILPAALLANDVSVIEKVPYISDVLILINIMRDMGIKVDFDRKGKVVIDPTSINCCEATCDMVNELRASYYLMGVLLGKYGKVRISYPGGCEIGERPVDQHIKGFESLGAKVTMKHGVITAEADRLYGSEIYLDVVSVGATINIMLAAVLAEGTTTIVNAAKEPHVVDIANFLNCMGANVKGAGTDTIRINGVESLHGCTYMVIPDQIEAGTFMIAAAATKGDVVIKDIIPKHLESISAKLMEMGVKVREYGDAVRVTSDSRPKSVTVKTLPYPGFPTDLQQPISVLLSVAEGTSLVVESVWEARYKHIEEIKKMGAKVKIEDRVAVIEGIERLSAAPVIATDLRAGAALVIAGLIAEGETKIGNLKYIDRGYENFENKLIELGAQMRRIKAD is encoded by the coding sequence TTGGAAAGACTATTGATTACAGGGGGAGCTAGATTAGAAGGGGAAGTAAGTGTTAGTGGTGCAAAAAATGCAGTAGTAGGCATACTACCTGCGGCTTTACTGGCAAACGATGTAAGTGTTATAGAGAAAGTGCCGTATATAAGTGATGTATTGATTTTGATAAATATAATGCGTGATATGGGTATTAAAGTGGATTTTGATAGGAAGGGAAAGGTTGTTATTGACCCTACATCTATAAATTGTTGTGAGGCTACTTGTGACATGGTAAATGAACTTAGAGCCTCTTATTATTTGATGGGAGTATTGCTTGGAAAGTATGGAAAGGTGAGGATTTCATATCCGGGGGGATGTGAAATCGGGGAGCGTCCGGTAGACCAGCACATAAAGGGTTTTGAGTCATTAGGTGCAAAGGTTACTATGAAGCACGGAGTAATAACAGCTGAAGCGGATAGGTTGTATGGGAGTGAGATATATCTTGACGTGGTAAGCGTTGGTGCTACTATCAATATAATGTTGGCAGCTGTGTTGGCAGAGGGTACTACTACAATAGTAAATGCGGCTAAAGAACCCCATGTGGTAGATATAGCCAATTTTTTGAATTGCATGGGGGCAAATGTGAAAGGGGCAGGGACTGACACAATAAGAATAAATGGTGTAGAATCTCTACATGGATGTACTTACATGGTTATTCCTGATCAGATAGAAGCAGGGACATTTATGATAGCTGCAGCTGCTACTAAGGGAGATGTGGTTATAAAGGATATAATACCCAAGCATTTAGAATCTATATCTGCAAAACTTATGGAAATGGGTGTTAAAGTACGTGAGTATGGCGATGCTGTCAGAGTCACATCTGATTCTCGACCCAAGAGTGTGACTGTAAAAACCTTGCCTTACCCGGGCTTTCCTACTGATTTGCAGCAGCCTATATCTGTACTGCTTTCGGTTGCAGAGGGAACAAGTTTGGTAGTTGAAAGTGTATGGGAAGCTAGGTATAAGCATATAGAGGAAATAAAAAAGATGGGTGCTAAGGTAAAGATTGAGGATAGAGTTGCCGTTATCGAGGGAATAGAGAGACTTTCTGCTGCACCGGTTATCGCCACAGATTTAAGGGCAGGGGCTGCGTTGGTAATAGCTGGATTGATTGCAGAAGGAGAGACTAAGATAGGCAATTTAAAATATATTGACAGGGGCTATGAAAATTTTGAGAATAAATTGATTGAGTTAGGAGCTCAGATGAGGAGAATCAAAGCTGACTGA
- a CDS encoding trypsin-like peptidase domain-containing protein → MSSSRNRFIVSNILIAVVSTILTAVILLNIVPSMVDRQETPRRPIDYQNEIPPQRINIQTTDQVNIEQAVAQKVMPAVVGISTVSIEKRSALDPNPVEKRGVGSGVIVHSSGYILTNHHVAGGEPDELLVTLENGQILEGETLWSDPILDMAVVKINAVNLPYAEFGDCQELKVGEPAIAIGNPLGLQFQRTVTSGIISALDRTISINNEKGEVVFMEDLIQTDASINPGNSGGPLLNQKGEVIGINTVKVASAEGIGFAIPINIAKPIIEDFVKKGEFVTPYIGIFAYDKEIAKYMNQEFDIEKGIYVIKIDKGSPADNAGIKLGDIISEVEGKTINTMLDMRMIIYQKDPGDIINFKIVRNDEQKSIKVKLGLFPGEY, encoded by the coding sequence ATGAGCAGTAGTAGAAATCGTTTTATTGTTTCAAATATATTGATCGCGGTAGTATCTACCATATTGACTGCTGTTATTTTACTGAATATAGTTCCATCAATGGTTGATAGACAAGAGACGCCTAGAAGGCCTATTGATTACCAGAACGAAATACCACCCCAAAGGATAAACATTCAAACAACTGACCAGGTAAATATAGAACAAGCTGTTGCACAAAAGGTTATGCCGGCAGTAGTAGGCATATCCACAGTAAGTATAGAAAAACGGTCAGCATTGGATCCTAACCCGGTTGAAAAGCGGGGAGTAGGTTCGGGAGTTATTGTACATTCATCTGGATATATATTGACAAATCATCATGTAGCAGGCGGTGAACCGGATGAATTGCTGGTTACTTTAGAGAATGGGCAGATACTTGAAGGAGAAACATTGTGGTCTGATCCTATATTGGATATGGCTGTAGTAAAGATAAATGCTGTCAATCTTCCTTATGCCGAATTTGGGGACTGTCAAGAACTAAAAGTCGGAGAACCTGCTATAGCTATAGGTAATCCTTTAGGGCTTCAATTTCAAAGGACGGTAACATCAGGGATAATAAGTGCATTGGATAGAACTATAAGTATAAATAATGAAAAAGGAGAGGTCGTGTTTATGGAGGACCTCATCCAGACTGATGCATCCATAAATCCGGGAAATAGCGGTGGTCCTCTTCTGAATCAAAAAGGAGAGGTAATAGGGATAAATACAGTAAAAGTAGCAAGCGCAGAAGGAATAGGTTTTGCGATACCTATAAATATTGCAAAACCTATAATAGAGGATTTTGTTAAAAAAGGAGAGTTTGTGACCCCTTATATAGGTATATTTGCTTATGATAAGGAAATAGCAAAGTATATGAATCAGGAATTTGATATAGAAAAAGGTATTTATGTGATAAAGATAGATAAGGGCAGTCCTGCTGATAATGCGGGTATAAAGCTGGGAGATATAATATCAGAAGTGGAAGGGAAAACAATAAATACCATGCTGGACATGAGAATGATTATCTACCAAAAAGATCCGGGTGATATTATTAATTTTAAGATAGTCAGGAACGATGAGCAAAAAAGTATAAAGGTAAAGCTGGGTTTATTTCCCGGGGAATATTGA
- a CDS encoding sodium ion-translocating decarboxylase subunit beta, with translation MLDMFPGLAGMTLGNIIMIFIGSLLIYLAVKKEYEPMLLLPIGFGAILTNIPFSAAVGEGGFLTLLYETGILTELFPILIFISIGAMMDFTPLLRQPSMLFFGASAQLGIFLTMLIASLLGFNLKEAAAIGIIGAADGPTSIYVGTKFAPQLLGAISVAAYSYMALVPIIQPPVVRLLTTKKERLTRMKPVMSNDVSKKLKIIFPIAITVIVGIMAPVSVPLIGSLMFGNLIRESGVLERLSKTAQNELANLVTLLLGITIGSTMSAQYFLSSSTVLILGMGLIAFILDTAGGVLFAKFLNLFVKDKFNPMIGACGISAFPMSARVIQKMANKEDPQNFILMQAAAANVSGQIGSIIAGGVILKLVMGGM, from the coding sequence ATGCTTGATATGTTTCCCGGGCTGGCGGGTATGACACTAGGAAATATAATAATGATTTTCATCGGAAGTTTACTTATTTATCTTGCAGTAAAAAAAGAGTATGAACCCATGCTATTGCTTCCCATAGGATTTGGGGCGATACTTACCAATATACCTTTTTCTGCAGCAGTTGGTGAAGGGGGATTTTTGACTTTATTATACGAAACAGGGATATTGACTGAACTTTTTCCCATATTGATATTTATTTCAATAGGGGCTATGATGGATTTTACTCCTTTGCTCAGGCAGCCTTCCATGCTGTTTTTCGGTGCTTCTGCACAGTTGGGAATATTTCTAACCATGCTTATAGCATCACTTTTAGGGTTTAATTTGAAAGAAGCTGCAGCGATAGGAATAATAGGGGCTGCTGATGGACCTACTTCTATTTATGTGGGTACAAAATTTGCTCCGCAACTTTTAGGGGCTATATCTGTTGCTGCATATTCATATATGGCGCTGGTGCCTATAATTCAGCCTCCAGTGGTCAGGTTGCTGACCACCAAAAAAGAAAGGCTGACAAGGATGAAACCTGTGATGTCCAACGATGTGTCCAAAAAGTTAAAGATAATATTTCCTATAGCTATAACTGTAATAGTGGGTATAATGGCCCCGGTTAGTGTACCCCTTATAGGTTCTCTTATGTTTGGTAATCTGATAAGAGAGTCGGGGGTTTTAGAGAGGCTATCCAAGACGGCTCAAAACGAACTGGCGAATTTGGTTACGCTATTATTAGGTATAACTATAGGGTCTACCATGTCTGCCCAATACTTTTTATCGTCATCCACAGTATTGATACTGGGCATGGGGCTGATCGCATTTATTTTGGATACTGCAGGGGGGGTATTGTTTGCCAAGTTTTTAAATCTGTTTGTAAAGGATAAGTTCAATCCCATGATAGGAGCCTGTGGCATATCAGCATTTCCCATGTCTGCAAGGGTAATACAGAAGATGGCAAATAAAGAGGATCCTCAGAACTTCATACTCATGCAGGCTGCGGCAGCCAATGTATCCGGACAGATCGGTTCAATAATAGCCGGGGGGGTCATACTAAAACTGGTTATGGGAGGTATGTAG
- a CDS encoding type II CAAX endopeptidase family protein, with product MDMEERKHYGMPIWSINLLFFIVLMLFITVGRIVQSKSIYPGLLITEFVLILLPALIYLVITKQNIVEVVKLHPITLKQFFLVIGISITGYCVAVFLSLIVNYILSLFGELIPSPIPPITTGGEYIKGLLVISGSAAICEEFLFRGVILSGYQKLGGRKAIIISSLMFGFMHINVQNLVGPLVIGIILGYLVYRSNSILAGMVGHFTFNSIAVTLAYLASTFQGVNGDMMNEVPSLDALPAGFLIAAIVVWMIIAIGAAALLVLFLKLFNKTVGDQGNSFEREAVVHKVKGGFFAYLPLIAAGIIIVAEMVFQILIISGVVKI from the coding sequence ATGGATATGGAAGAGCGGAAACACTATGGTATGCCTATATGGAGCATAAATTTGCTTTTTTTCATTGTATTGATGCTGTTTATAACCGTTGGAAGGATTGTTCAAAGCAAAAGCATATACCCCGGACTTTTGATAACCGAGTTTGTGCTTATCCTTTTGCCTGCACTGATTTATCTTGTTATTACAAAACAGAACATAGTGGAAGTTGTTAAACTTCATCCTATTACATTAAAACAGTTTTTCTTGGTTATAGGCATATCTATTACCGGATATTGTGTGGCAGTATTTTTGTCGTTGATTGTAAATTATATATTGAGTTTGTTTGGAGAATTAATACCGTCACCTATTCCGCCTATAACAACTGGAGGAGAATATATAAAAGGGTTGCTGGTTATTTCGGGTTCTGCTGCCATATGTGAGGAATTTTTGTTCAGAGGAGTCATATTGAGTGGATATCAGAAGCTAGGGGGAAGAAAGGCTATAATAATATCCAGCCTTATGTTTGGCTTTATGCACATAAATGTACAAAATCTGGTAGGACCTCTTGTTATTGGAATTATATTGGGATATCTTGTATACAGGTCTAATTCTATATTGGCCGGCATGGTAGGACATTTTACATTTAATAGTATAGCTGTTACACTTGCTTATTTGGCCTCTACTTTCCAAGGAGTAAATGGAGATATGATGAATGAAGTTCCATCTCTGGACGCACTACCTGCAGGATTTTTGATTGCTGCTATAGTCGTATGGATGATTATAGCTATAGGTGCAGCCGCATTACTGGTGTTATTTTTAAAATTATTCAACAAAACGGTGGGAGATCAGGGGAATAGCTTTGAAAGAGAGGCTGTTGTACATAAGGTCAAGGGTGGATTTTTTGCCTATTTACCTTTAATAGCTGCAGGTATTATAATAGTTGCAGAGATGGTATTTCAAATTTTAATTATTTCAGGTGTTGTTAAAATATGA
- the rlmH gene encoding 23S rRNA (pseudouridine(1915)-N(3))-methyltransferase RlmH produces MNVKIIAVGKIKSGYIKTGIKDYQKRLKPYCNLKIVEVPDQKAPQNLSAKEVLLVKQKEGQGISKHIKQGEYLIALDLKGNQISSEQFADKLNDLALSGKSNIDFIIGGSLGLSQDIIKRSHIRQSFSPMTFPHQLARLILLEQIYRGFKIIKGEPYHK; encoded by the coding sequence ATGAATGTAAAGATAATTGCTGTAGGTAAGATAAAATCAGGATATATAAAGACAGGGATAAAAGATTATCAAAAAAGATTAAAACCATATTGTAATCTAAAAATAGTTGAGGTGCCTGATCAAAAGGCACCTCAAAATCTGAGCGCAAAGGAAGTTTTGCTGGTTAAACAAAAGGAAGGGCAGGGGATTTCTAAACATATCAAACAAGGTGAATATTTGATTGCCTTGGATCTAAAGGGAAACCAGATATCTTCTGAACAATTTGCGGACAAGTTAAACGATTTAGCATTGTCAGGGAAGAGCAATATTGATTTTATAATAGGCGGATCTTTGGGATTAAGCCAAGACATCATAAAAAGAAGCCATATAAGACAATCATTTTCACCCATGACATTTCCTCATCAGCTAGCAAGATTGATACTATTGGAGCAGATATACAGGGGTTTTAAGATAATTAAGGGTGAACCGTATCATAAGTAG
- a CDS encoding DeoR/GlpR family DNA-binding transcription regulator, whose amino-acid sequence MFAIERLNKIKEILYRDKRVDVLELSRLFSVTEVTIRRDLDKLEKEGFLIKTYGGAVLNEKVLGIPFVPESDDDALEEKRMIGKIASQMIEDGEAVFLSSGTTCLEIARNIKSKRLTVVTNDLLIGYELKDSIGIKVIVTGGDLIQSSSTLVGSFTLQALNSIYINKAFIGVKGVNFDSGYTVDSYEEAMVIQGIRKISSDIIIVADYTKFNRTAFARLGGLTMAKKIITNKQVPSAFKKFFFENSIKIYTAFEFE is encoded by the coding sequence ATGTTTGCAATTGAGAGACTTAATAAAATTAAAGAAATATTATATAGAGATAAACGTGTAGATGTTCTTGAGTTGAGCAGACTTTTTTCGGTAACTGAAGTAACTATCCGAAGGGATCTGGATAAACTTGAAAAAGAAGGATTTTTAATTAAAACATACGGAGGAGCTGTTCTTAACGAGAAAGTTTTAGGAATTCCCTTTGTACCGGAATCGGATGATGATGCTTTAGAAGAAAAGAGGATGATAGGTAAGATTGCATCTCAAATGATTGAAGATGGGGAAGCGGTTTTTTTAAGTTCAGGAACCACATGCCTTGAAATAGCTAGAAATATAAAAAGCAAGAGATTAACGGTAGTAACCAATGATCTGCTCATTGGTTATGAACTCAAGGATAGCATCGGTATCAAGGTTATAGTTACAGGTGGGGATCTTATCCAATCTTCTAGTACGTTGGTAGGTTCATTTACACTTCAGGCGTTGAATTCGATTTATATCAACAAAGCTTTTATTGGGGTAAAAGGTGTTAATTTTGATTCGGGTTATACGGTAGATAGCTATGAGGAAGCAATGGTTATTCAAGGGATTAGGAAAATATCAAGTGATATAATTATTGTAGCCGATTATACCAAGTTCAATCGCACTGCTTTTGCTCGCCTTGGGGGATTAACAATGGCAAAAAAGATTATTACCAACAAGCAGGTGCCTTCCGCCTTTAAAAAGTTTTTCTTTGAAAATTCAATCAAAATTTATACTGCGTTTGAGTTTGAGTGA